In Nicotiana tabacum cultivar K326 chromosome 19, ASM71507v2, whole genome shotgun sequence, one DNA window encodes the following:
- the LOC107763326 gene encoding auxin-responsive protein SAUR22-like, with amino-acid sequence MGIRLLNMISSVKQFHKLHSILTRNHSDVPKGHFAVYVGETEKKRYVVPIAYLNQASFQELLLKAEEEFGFQHPMGGLTLPCNENAFFHVTSQLNSL; translated from the coding sequence ATGGGTATTCGTTTGCTAAATATGATTTCCAGTGTCAAGCAATTCCACAAACTGCACTCTATTCTAACTAGGAATCATTCAGATGTTCCAAAAGGACATTTTGCAGTTTACGTAGGAGAGACAGAGAAGAAACGGTACGTCGTTCCCATTGCATACTTGAATCAAGCTTCGTTCCAGGAATTGCTTTTGAAAGCAGAGGAAGAGTTTGGGTTTCAACATCCTATGGGTGGTCTCACTTTACCATGCAATGAGAATGCATTTTTTCATGTCACTTCTCAATTGAACAGTTTATGA